Proteins encoded by one window of Carassius auratus strain Wakin chromosome 8, ASM336829v1, whole genome shotgun sequence:
- the LOC113107786 gene encoding FYVE, RhoGEF and PH domain-containing protein 3-like, with product MDPPASREPDASGQSPPVPEDGLTFKECEISELLRLSSLNSFPTDSASDAVITDELQKEHQRHSSSGLENNHSDSDAERREGSSKHGDGEQERPQGHEGTEADGKIPNRDSGIDSPSCGGEGEGFPNEEPIEEEDRNDSSTTETESCVTAGNKRDSTQDEDSDLDEGSCEDPEGLPSESQKLLNIAKELLQTEEAYVKRLNLLDQVFCARLTEAGIPAEVITGIFSNISSIYLFHQQFLLPELQTRITKEWSCNPRIGDILQKLAPFLKMYGEYVKNFDRAMELVSTWTQRSAQFKSVVQSIQKQEVCGNLTLQHHMLEPVQRIPRYELLLKDYLKKLPTRAPDHRDAQNALELISTAANHSNAAIRKMEKMHKLLEVYEKLGGEEDIVNPANEFIKEGHLKKMSAKNGSAQDRYLYLFNNMMLYCVPKLRLMGQKFSVRERIEIAGMEVQENVKQNVSHTFTIIGKQRSLELQARTAEEKDDWIKVILATIEKHKQNSETFKAFNTSFSRDEEHTPDTPGQCTSTCEADGAQHERKSSKKREKERETCKVCSEAFHFTKRKHHCKSCGAAVCGKCSKVSESKNSRVCKPCFEGLQGAEGTAGGSTEPKRKLEKQLSVAQSSQRTGRGEELEQELGGHH from the exons ATGGATCCTCCAGCCTCTCGAGAGCCGGACGCCAGCGGTCAGTCCCCACCGGTGCCTGAGGATGGACTTACATTTAAAGAATGTGAAATCTCTGAGCTTTTGAGATTGTCCAGCTTAAACTCCTTCCCGACGGACTCAGCCAGTGACGCGGTGATTACAGATGAACTTCAGAAAGAGCATCAGAGACACTCCAGTAGCGGTTTGGAGAATAATCACAGTGACTCAGACGCCGAGCGTCGTGAAGGGAGCAGCAAGCATGGAGACGGTGAGCAGGAGCGGCCGCAGGGTCACGAGGGGACGGAGGCAGACGGGAAGATCCCCAACCGGGACAGCGGCATCGACAGTCCCTCCTGCGGGGGAGAGGGCGAGGGCTTCCCGAACGAGGAGCCCATCGAGGAGGAGGACAGGAACGACAGCAGCACCACAGAGACAGAGTCATGTGTCACCGCCGGAAACAAACGGGACTCCACGCAGGACGAGGACAGTGACCTGGACGAGGGGAGCTGTGAAGATCCTGAG ggtctGCCGTCTGAGTCGCAGAAGTTGTTGAACATTGCTAAAGAGTTGCTTCAGACAGAAGAGGCGTATGTCAAAAGACTCAACCTGCTGGaccag gtgtttTGTGCCCGTCTGACGGAGGCTGGTATCCCTGCTGAGGTCATCACAGGAATCTTCTCCAACATCTCCAGCATCTATCTGTTCCACCAACAGTTCCTGCTGCCTGAACTACAGACACGCATCACAAAGGAGTG gaGCTGTAATCCACGCATAGGGGACATCCTGCAGAAGCTGGCCCCGTTCCTGAAGATGTACGGCGAGTATGTGAAGAACTTCGATCGTGCCATGGAGCTGGTGAGCACCTGGACACAGCGCTCGGCTCAGTTCAAGAGCGTGGTCCAGAGCATCCAG aaGCAGGAGGTGTGTGGGAACCTGACACTGCAGCATCACATGCTGGAGCCGGTGCAGCGGATCCCACGCTATGAGCTCTTACTGAAGGACTATCTGAAGAAGCTGCCCACCAGAGCCCCAGACCACAGAGATGCACAGA ATGCTCTGGAGCTGATCTCCACCGCAGCGAACCACTCCAACGCTGCCATCAGGAAAATG gaGAAGATGCACAAGCTGTTGGAGGTGTATGAGAAGTTGGGTGGAGAGGAGGACATCGTTAATCCAGCTAATGAATTCATTAAAGAAGGCCACTTGAAGAAGATGTCAGCTAAGAACGGCAGCGCACAGGACCGATACCTCTATCTG tTCAATAACATGATGCTGTATTGTGTGCCCAAGCTGAGGCTGATGGGACAGAAGTTTAGCGTCCGAGAGCGAATCGAAATCGCAGGGATGGAG GTTCAGGAAAACGTCAAGCAGAACGTCTCTCACACTTTCACCATCATCGGAAAACAGCGCTCGCTCGAGCTGCAGGCCAG GACGGCTGAGGAGAAGGACGACTGGATAAAA GTGATCCTGGCCACGATTGAGAAGCACAAGCAGAACAGTGAGACGTTCAAAGCTTTCAACACCTCCTTCAGCCGTGATGAAGAGCACACGCCTGACACGCCG GGCCAGTGTACGAGTACATGTGAGGCAGACGGAGCTCAGCACGAGAGG AAGAGCTCAAAGAAacgagagaaggagagagaaacatGCAAAGTCTGCAGCGAGGCCTTCCACTTCACCAAGCGCAAGCACCACTGCAAGAGCTGCGGCGCG GCCGTCTGTGGGAAGTGTTCGAAGGTGTCTGAGAGCAAGAACAGCCGCGTGTGTAAGCCGTGTTTTGAAGGGCTGCAGGGA